A stretch of Amycolatopsis balhimycina FH 1894 DNA encodes these proteins:
- a CDS encoding ABC transporter ATP-binding protein — protein sequence MTYELLPVADGRRIRAVLGELVGRSKGRAAAAFTTLVAATAIGLLTAPLLGRIVDLVATRRPAADLVPPVVGLVLVALAQAVATAVGVSLVARLGETILAELRERFVERALGLPLEQLERAGSGDLTARVTNDVSVVSEAVRQALPELGRSVLTVVLTLGALAVLDWRFLLAALVAVPIQLWTVRWYVPRAKPLYASQREAVGAQQQQLLDTIGGAKTVRAFRLADTHLERVRERSGTAVSLALRGIRLVTRFYSRLNFAEFVGLSAVLAIGFLLVGADAVTLGVATAAALYFHSLFGPIMSALALVDDAQAAAASLARLIGVADLPAETSPSRPARPVDASVKTAGIGYSYVDGHPALQDVDLGVAPGERMALVGASGAGKTTLAKLIAGIHRPDTGSVTLGGVPLDELGPEATRRTVALISQEVHVFAGPLADDLRLARPSASDGELRAALAKVGALSWASSLPDGLATVVGEGGHQLTVTQSQQLALVRLVLADPPIAILDEATAEAGSAGARVLESAAAAALEGRTALVVAHRLTQAAASDRIVVLDAGAVVESGTHDDLVAAGGQYAKLWAAWSGQRT from the coding sequence GTGACTTATGAACTGCTGCCGGTGGCTGACGGCCGCCGGATCCGCGCCGTCCTCGGCGAACTGGTGGGCCGCTCGAAGGGCCGCGCCGCCGCCGCGTTCACGACGCTCGTCGCGGCCACCGCGATCGGCCTGCTCACCGCGCCCCTGCTCGGCCGGATCGTCGACCTGGTCGCGACGCGCCGTCCGGCGGCCGACCTCGTGCCGCCGGTCGTGGGCCTGGTGCTGGTCGCGCTCGCCCAGGCGGTCGCGACCGCCGTCGGAGTGTCGCTGGTGGCGCGCCTGGGCGAGACGATCCTCGCCGAACTGCGCGAACGCTTCGTCGAACGCGCCCTCGGACTGCCGCTCGAACAGCTCGAACGCGCCGGGTCCGGCGACCTCACCGCCCGTGTGACGAACGACGTCTCGGTCGTCTCGGAAGCGGTCCGGCAGGCGCTGCCGGAGCTGGGCCGGTCGGTGCTGACCGTCGTCCTGACGCTCGGCGCGCTGGCGGTGCTCGACTGGCGGTTCCTGCTCGCCGCGCTGGTGGCCGTGCCGATCCAGCTGTGGACCGTGCGGTGGTACGTGCCGCGCGCGAAGCCGTTGTACGCCTCGCAGCGTGAGGCGGTCGGAGCGCAGCAACAGCAACTGCTCGACACGATCGGCGGGGCGAAGACGGTCCGCGCGTTCCGGCTGGCCGACACGCATCTCGAACGGGTGCGGGAACGGTCCGGCACGGCCGTCTCGCTGGCACTGCGCGGGATCCGGCTCGTGACGCGGTTCTACTCGCGGCTCAACTTCGCCGAGTTCGTCGGGCTGTCTGCGGTGCTGGCGATCGGGTTCCTGCTGGTCGGCGCGGACGCGGTCACGCTCGGCGTGGCGACGGCCGCGGCGCTGTACTTCCACAGCCTGTTCGGGCCGATCATGAGCGCGCTGGCGCTGGTCGACGACGCCCAGGCGGCCGCGGCGAGCCTGGCGCGGCTGATCGGCGTCGCCGACCTGCCCGCCGAGACGTCGCCTTCGCGGCCGGCGCGGCCGGTCGACGCGTCCGTCAAGACCGCGGGGATCGGCTACTCCTATGTGGACGGTCATCCCGCGTTGCAGGACGTCGACCTCGGCGTCGCGCCCGGCGAGCGGATGGCGCTGGTCGGGGCGAGCGGAGCCGGGAAGACGACGCTGGCGAAGCTGATCGCCGGGATCCACCGCCCGGACACGGGGTCGGTCACGCTCGGCGGCGTCCCGCTGGACGAGCTGGGCCCGGAGGCCACGCGCCGGACGGTCGCGCTGATCAGCCAGGAGGTCCACGTCTTCGCCGGTCCCCTGGCCGACGACCTGCGGCTGGCGCGCCCGTCGGCGTCCGACGGCGAACTGCGGGCCGCACTGGCGAAGGTGGGGGCGCTGTCCTGGGCGTCGTCCCTTCCGGACGGACTCGCGACGGTCGTCGGCGAAGGCGGCCACCAGCTGACGGTGACGCAGTCCCAGCAGCTCGCGCTGGTCCGGCTGGTGCTGGCCGACCCGCCGATCGCGATCCTCGACGAGGCCACGGCCGAGGCGGGCAGCGCGGGCGCCCGGGTGCTGGAGTCCGCGGCCGCGGCGGCGCTGGAGGGACGCACGGCGCTGGTGGTAGCGCACCGCTTGACGCAGGCGGCGGCGTCCGACCGGATCGTCGTCCTCGACGCGGGCGCCGTCGTGGAGTCCGGAACCCACGACGACCTCGTCGCCGCGGGCGGCCAGTACGCGAAGCTGTGGGCGGCCTGGTCCGGCCAGCGCACCTGA
- a CDS encoding MbtH family protein codes for MTNPFEDPDGTYLVLVNAENQHSLWPEFADVPAGWTAAFGPASRQSCLDHVEAHWTDMRPKSLADAMDA; via the coding sequence ATGACCAACCCGTTCGAAGACCCTGACGGCACGTACCTGGTGCTGGTGAACGCCGAGAACCAGCACAGCCTGTGGCCGGAGTTCGCCGACGTCCCGGCCGGCTGGACGGCCGCCTTCGGCCCCGCGTCCCGTCAGTCCTGTCTGGACCACGTCGAAGCCCACTGGACGGACATGCGCCCGAAGTCCCTGGCCGACGCCATGGACGCCTGA
- a CDS encoding ABC transporter substrate-binding protein — MSVFHGAAGLSRRGFLIGAGGLAAAAALTACGDGKSSSGAAASGPWEFTDDRGQKAAREQRPARVVAYVSAAAALWDYGVRPVGVFGPQKTATGGKEIQAGNIDLGAVTSIGNAWDDFSMEKFAALKPDLVVTGLTGTKPTDMWVLTDDLGPKAQQIAPIVALSEYKVALPKVIERYSQLAVALGGDANSETMKKAKEDFDKASEDLRAAAKEKAGLKVLVLYGDKDGLYIAKPEYFADLAYYRELGLDIVSGGGTEDYWEQLSWEQAGKYPADLILTDTRSYALPRAQMTQFPTWNQLPAVKAGQLGDWSAEPRFNHLLATPVIEKLTALVKGARTDVTA; from the coding sequence ATGTCCGTGTTTCATGGCGCTGCCGGGCTCAGCCGGCGTGGATTCCTGATCGGGGCGGGCGGGCTCGCCGCCGCCGCGGCGCTCACCGCGTGCGGCGATGGCAAGTCTTCTTCGGGTGCCGCCGCCTCCGGCCCGTGGGAGTTCACCGACGACCGCGGCCAGAAGGCGGCGCGCGAGCAGCGTCCCGCCCGCGTGGTCGCCTACGTCAGCGCGGCCGCCGCGCTGTGGGACTACGGTGTCCGCCCGGTCGGCGTCTTCGGCCCGCAGAAGACGGCCACCGGCGGCAAGGAGATCCAGGCCGGCAACATCGACCTCGGCGCCGTGACTTCGATCGGCAACGCGTGGGACGACTTCAGCATGGAGAAGTTCGCCGCGCTCAAGCCCGACCTGGTCGTCACCGGCCTGACCGGCACCAAGCCGACGGACATGTGGGTGCTGACCGACGACCTCGGCCCGAAGGCCCAGCAGATCGCGCCGATCGTCGCGCTCTCCGAGTACAAGGTCGCGCTGCCGAAGGTGATCGAGCGCTACTCGCAGCTGGCCGTCGCGCTCGGCGGCGACGCGAACTCCGAGACCATGAAGAAGGCGAAGGAAGACTTCGACAAGGCGTCCGAGGACCTGCGCGCGGCGGCGAAGGAAAAGGCCGGGCTCAAGGTCCTGGTGCTGTACGGCGACAAGGACGGCCTGTACATCGCGAAGCCGGAGTACTTCGCCGACCTCGCGTACTACCGCGAGCTGGGGCTGGACATCGTCTCCGGCGGCGGCACCGAGGACTACTGGGAGCAGCTGTCCTGGGAGCAGGCGGGCAAGTACCCGGCGGACCTGATCCTCACCGACACGCGGTCGTACGCGCTGCCGCGCGCGCAGATGACGCAGTTCCCGACGTGGAACCAGCTGCCCGCGGTCAAGGCGGGCCAGCTCGGCGACTGGTCCGCCGAGCCGCGCTTCAACCACCTGCTCGCCACGCCGGTCATCGAGAAGCTGACCGCGCTGGTGAAGGGTGCCCGCACCGACGTCACCGCCTGA